From Bacteroidetes bacterium SB0662_bin_6, one genomic window encodes:
- a CDS encoding GNAT family N-acetyltransferase — MNRVCPNHAAPVQGDEAERWKALQAVSTPHTPFCRLDYVRAVASGAGLHLGIHIVSENGQDMAGAAVTWKRRGPWREAIVPPFTPFSAVTLRDALNPADIHSRTTPLESLLAELEAGYDRIHVHLDPEYTDIRPAQWRGWTTRPLYTYRLNTGDGPETWSKGAARTFRSGKDAYDLLEGNGVGSTAALLAAASYARQGRKTPLDKAALEALVRTVENTGLASSFAVRRRDSGDIQAGIVVLHANRKGYYWVVGSVPGPAMTVLLGKMLPRLHASGIEEFDLMGANTPTIAEFKRRFGARLTSYYRIGFCRKPMLQWLCTLREMRR, encoded by the coding sequence ATGAACCGCGTCTGCCCGAACCATGCCGCACCTGTGCAGGGTGACGAAGCGGAACGCTGGAAAGCGCTGCAGGCCGTTTCCACCCCGCACACGCCGTTTTGCCGTCTCGACTACGTGCGCGCTGTAGCTTCCGGAGCAGGGTTGCATCTCGGTATCCACATCGTTTCGGAGAACGGGCAGGATATGGCAGGCGCGGCAGTCACATGGAAACGCCGCGGTCCCTGGCGTGAAGCTATCGTGCCCCCTTTCACGCCATTTTCGGCAGTGACTCTGCGCGATGCCCTGAATCCGGCCGACATTCATTCCCGAACCACCCCGCTTGAGTCCCTGCTTGCCGAACTGGAAGCCGGATATGATCGAATTCACGTACATCTGGACCCGGAATACACCGATATACGTCCCGCGCAGTGGAGGGGATGGACCACACGCCCGCTGTATACCTACCGGCTGAATACCGGGGACGGTCCGGAAACCTGGTCGAAAGGCGCCGCACGCACCTTTCGCAGCGGAAAGGACGCCTACGACCTGCTGGAAGGAAACGGGGTCGGCAGCACCGCAGCCCTGTTGGCTGCGGCAAGCTACGCCCGGCAGGGCCGCAAAACCCCGCTGGACAAGGCTGCGCTCGAAGCGCTTGTGCGGACTGTCGAAAACACCGGGTTAGCTTCTTCCTTTGCCGTCCGGCGCCGCGACAGTGGAGACATACAAGCCGGCATCGTCGTGCTCCATGCAAATCGAAAAGGCTATTACTGGGTGGTCGGTAGCGTTCCGGGGCCGGCCATGACGGTACTCCTCGGAAAAATGCTTCCGAGACTGCATGCTTCCGGTATCGAAGAATTCGATCTGATGGGAGCCAACACGCCGACCATCGCCGAATTCAAACGACGCTTCGGGGCCAGACTCACGTCATACTATCGCATCGGGTTCTGCAGGAAGCCCATGCTTCAATGGCTTTGTACACTTCGGGAAATGAGGAGGTAA
- the hslU gene encoding ATP-dependent protease ATPase subunit HslU yields the protein MTTIRCKPDEMTPREIVAELDKYIVGQEDAKKNVAIALRNRWRRRNASEEMRDEIIPNNILMIGPTGVGKTEIARRLARLAGAPFIKVEATKFTEVGYVGRDVDSMIRDLVDIAINMVREEQTEILKERAQDLAQERILDILVPPAQKPGAAAVGTGFTVQGPESNGENAAEGGDDSTSRTREKFRKKLAAGELEDREIEVEVSADNAPMLQVFGPMGMEEMGMNLQDIFGEMGNRQRKKRRVKIAEARTLLSKEEAQKLIDMDKVKKEALERVENSGIVFIDEIDKVAGRSAKSGGPDVSREGVQRDLLPMVEGSNVTTKHGMVKTDHILFIAGGAFHVSKPSDLIPEMQGRFPIRVELQSLGEEDFYRILTEPRNALLKQYAALLASENVCIEFTDGAVRRIAAVAAQVNADVENIGARRLHTILTTLLEDILFDTPNDHRAEILIDEEMVNETLNSVIENRDLSQYIL from the coding sequence ATGACGACAATACGCTGTAAACCCGATGAAATGACCCCGCGTGAAATCGTGGCGGAACTCGACAAGTATATCGTCGGGCAGGAAGACGCCAAGAAGAACGTGGCGATCGCGCTGAGAAATCGGTGGAGAAGAAGGAATGCATCGGAGGAAATGCGCGACGAAATCATCCCGAACAACATCCTGATGATCGGCCCGACAGGCGTCGGAAAGACCGAAATCGCGCGGCGCCTCGCGAGGCTTGCAGGAGCCCCCTTCATCAAGGTGGAAGCCACAAAATTCACGGAAGTCGGCTACGTAGGGCGTGATGTGGACAGCATGATCCGGGACCTGGTCGATATCGCTATCAATATGGTTCGGGAGGAGCAAACCGAGATTCTGAAGGAGCGCGCCCAGGATCTTGCGCAGGAGCGCATCCTGGATATTCTTGTCCCGCCTGCACAGAAGCCGGGGGCGGCTGCCGTCGGAACCGGCTTTACCGTACAGGGGCCTGAAAGCAATGGAGAAAATGCGGCCGAAGGCGGGGACGACTCGACAAGCCGAACGCGCGAAAAATTCCGGAAAAAGCTTGCTGCAGGCGAATTGGAGGATCGGGAAATCGAGGTGGAAGTGTCGGCGGACAACGCACCCATGCTTCAGGTCTTCGGCCCTATGGGTATGGAGGAAATGGGGATGAACCTCCAGGATATTTTCGGGGAAATGGGAAACCGGCAGCGGAAAAAGCGTCGGGTAAAGATTGCCGAAGCCCGCACCCTCCTGTCGAAGGAAGAAGCACAGAAGCTGATCGACATGGACAAGGTGAAGAAAGAAGCCCTTGAGCGTGTGGAAAATTCCGGCATTGTTTTCATCGATGAAATCGACAAAGTGGCAGGGCGAAGCGCAAAAAGCGGCGGCCCGGATGTCTCCCGCGAAGGCGTGCAGCGGGACCTGCTCCCCATGGTGGAGGGATCGAACGTAACCACGAAGCACGGTATGGTTAAAACGGACCATATCCTGTTCATCGCAGGGGGAGCATTTCATGTCTCCAAACCCAGTGACCTGATCCCGGAAATGCAGGGCCGTTTCCCGATCCGCGTGGAGTTGCAAAGTCTGGGAGAAGAAGATTTCTACCGGATTCTCACCGAGCCGAGGAATGCGCTCCTGAAGCAATATGCAGCGCTTCTTGCTTCGGAAAACGTGTGTATCGAATTCACGGACGGTGCAGTACGACGTATCGCAGCCGTTGCGGCGCAAGTGAACGCCGACGTGGAAAACATAGGGGCGCGCCGACTGCACACTATCCTGACCACGTTGCTCGAGGACATCCTGTTCGATACCCCCAACGATCACCGGGCGGAAATCCTCATCGACGAAGAGATGGTGAACGAAACATTGAATTCGGTGATCGAAAACCGGGATCTGAGCCAATACATTTTATAA
- a CDS encoding NYN domain-containing protein — MSYTRKTSKTTPDTASTVLFVDYDDLHRSLTRLTHNENASVKVISEMIDALRNNVPEEEGPIAETRAYGDFASLHRAGDQAKNMLYMKGIETRYAPNANRDSTIELQIGIDAMELLHNRSDVARLVLLSGQRMYLPLVQVFRKYERDILVASLADPASPEHGFSGGSDWFLSARELLSASAREFLNAPSPATASRGKIAPVQRRPRIAPAPVERRPRTAPPAPAPTGPLEEIDDPILVRTLEIIDDHFGQYDEVYLTPLLRKLSDLVDERRYDPKNLISDLEEQQAVRLEKRSGFPHDYTVLILDERHPTVARILSGRQRSADLQEPTGTSSSWYYDDDETSEDTENGMRMDVDKDEESGEYEEDTFDYDEYDRDIGASA, encoded by the coding sequence ATGTCCTACACGCGAAAAACAAGCAAAACCACCCCGGATACGGCAAGCACCGTACTTTTTGTCGACTATGATGATCTTCACAGGAGCCTGACCCGGCTCACCCACAATGAAAACGCATCCGTGAAAGTGATTTCGGAAATGATCGATGCACTCCGGAATAACGTTCCGGAAGAAGAAGGCCCCATCGCAGAAACACGTGCGTACGGTGATTTCGCATCGCTTCACAGGGCCGGAGATCAGGCAAAAAACATGCTCTATATGAAGGGCATCGAAACCCGCTATGCACCGAATGCAAACCGGGACAGTACGATCGAACTGCAGATTGGCATAGACGCCATGGAATTGCTGCACAACCGGTCTGACGTTGCCCGTCTCGTACTGCTCAGCGGGCAACGCATGTATCTCCCGCTTGTACAGGTTTTCAGGAAATACGAACGGGATATCCTGGTTGCAAGCCTTGCGGACCCCGCTTCGCCGGAGCATGGCTTTTCCGGAGGAAGCGACTGGTTCCTTTCGGCCCGGGAATTGCTGAGCGCTTCGGCTCGGGAGTTTCTGAATGCACCGTCTCCGGCCACGGCATCCCGAGGGAAGATAGCCCCGGTCCAGCGCAGACCGCGTATAGCCCCGGCGCCGGTCGAACGCAGGCCCCGTACGGCCCCGCCTGCCCCTGCCCCTACAGGCCCCCTTGAAGAAATCGACGATCCGATTCTCGTCCGCACGCTGGAAATTATCGACGATCACTTCGGACAATATGACGAGGTGTACCTGACGCCGTTGCTTCGGAAACTCTCGGATCTCGTGGACGAGCGCCGGTACGACCCGAAGAATCTCATCAGCGACCTCGAAGAGCAACAAGCCGTCCGGCTTGAAAAACGCAGCGGTTTCCCTCACGACTATACCGTGCTCATCCTCGACGAACGGCATCCGACCGTCGCCCGTATCCTGTCCGGAAGGCAAAGAAGCGCAGACCTTCAGGAGCCGACCGGTACATCTTCTTCCTGGTACTACGATGACGACGAGACATCCGAAGATACCGAGAACGGCATGCGAATGGATGTCGACAAGGATGAGGAATCCGGGGAATACGAAGAGGACACGTTCGACTACGACGAATACGACCGGGATATCGGCGCCAGCGCGTAA
- the hslV gene encoding ATP-dependent protease subunit HslV, which produces MTPANVSVYPNMHGTTVLGLRHRGKVVLGSDGQATMNNVVVKHRAQKVRTLYDGKILAGFAGATADAFTLFERFEEKLQQYGGNVTRSAVELAKDWRTDRYLRRLEALLAVGAPERLLLVSGTGDVIEPDDEIIAIGSGGAYALAATRATLLHANHLEARNIVEQALRITADICIYTNDHLSVLEIDAIDAD; this is translated from the coding sequence ATGACGCCTGCGAATGTTTCCGTATACCCCAATATGCATGGAACCACTGTTCTGGGATTGCGGCACCGTGGAAAAGTAGTACTCGGTTCCGACGGACAGGCCACCATGAATAATGTCGTCGTAAAGCACCGGGCACAGAAGGTGCGCACGCTCTACGACGGCAAAATACTTGCAGGGTTTGCAGGCGCCACCGCTGATGCTTTCACGTTGTTCGAGCGCTTCGAGGAAAAACTGCAACAATATGGAGGAAACGTAACCCGGTCGGCCGTCGAACTTGCCAAAGACTGGCGTACAGACCGATACTTGCGGCGGCTTGAGGCGTTGCTTGCCGTCGGCGCCCCCGAACGGCTATTACTGGTAAGCGGCACAGGGGATGTCATAGAGCCGGACGATGAGATTATCGCCATAGGATCAGGCGGGGCCTATGCGCTTGCCGCTACCCGCGCCACCCTGCTCCACGCCAACCACCTCGAAGCCCGAAACATTGTTGAGCAAGCGCTTCGCATCACCGCCGACATTTGCATTTACACGAACGATCACTTGTCTGTTCTGGAAATAGACGCAATAGACGCCGACTAA
- the dacB gene encoding D-alanyl-D-alanine carboxypeptidase/D-alanyl-D-alanine-endopeptidase, which translates to MGAKRLITLLFLCSAASCVTAVYAQESEGIRRLRNPIDHLLDAEPFENGFWGVHIVDIESGRVLYARNAGKSFVPASNTKLYTTAAALDLLGPDYRFETGLYTDGMVDEEGVLHGNVIVRGGADPTLGGHYLSDSGDWDEDIDALVVFRNWADSLRAAGIRRITGDLIGDDDVIDDVPLGVNWSWDDETWYYSAQLGGLAFHDNVIHLYVDGRTPGMPANLTWEPLNTDYVQVINRTLTTEPGTGLKEGYQRQRGTNTIEVTTRVPAGASELEEITVENPTRYTVYVLRETLLQSGIAVTGDPVDVDALSIKPAYETPSYRRVAIHRSAPLPEIASLINKPSQNLYADLLMKMLGAALPQEDNDLDPGSAAMGIETAMSTFARAGVDTSAIRLVDGSGLSRLNLVAPEMTTALLSFMWTHPDTRVRDAFYDSLPVAGQSGSLKHRMRRGLATENMRGKTGTLTFASSLSGYVRAHDGRMLAFSIMSNHHISGSTGIRRIQDAIVELLAGFE; encoded by the coding sequence ATGGGTGCAAAACGTTTGATTACTCTCCTGTTTTTGTGCTCCGCAGCGAGCTGTGTCACGGCAGTATACGCCCAGGAAAGCGAGGGCATTCGCCGTCTGCGCAACCCCATCGATCACCTGCTCGATGCAGAGCCGTTCGAGAACGGCTTCTGGGGCGTGCATATTGTGGATATCGAAAGCGGACGCGTGCTCTACGCTCGTAACGCCGGTAAATCTTTTGTACCTGCCTCGAACACCAAACTGTATACCACGGCTGCCGCCCTGGATCTGCTCGGACCGGACTATCGCTTCGAAACCGGGCTGTATACCGACGGGATGGTTGACGAAGAGGGCGTGCTCCACGGTAATGTAATCGTGCGCGGCGGGGCCGATCCCACACTGGGCGGACATTACCTGAGCGACTCGGGGGATTGGGATGAGGACATCGACGCCCTCGTCGTCTTCCGTAATTGGGCGGATTCGCTGCGCGCCGCCGGCATACGCCGCATTACAGGCGACCTCATAGGCGACGACGATGTGATTGACGACGTACCGCTGGGCGTAAACTGGTCATGGGACGATGAAACCTGGTATTACTCCGCACAGCTTGGGGGACTGGCGTTCCATGACAATGTCATTCACTTGTACGTAGACGGGCGTACCCCCGGCATGCCTGCCAACCTGACCTGGGAGCCGCTGAACACGGACTACGTACAGGTTATTAACAGGACGCTCACCACAGAACCGGGCACGGGCCTGAAAGAAGGTTACCAGCGACAACGCGGCACGAACACGATCGAGGTTACGACACGCGTACCTGCGGGAGCAAGTGAACTTGAGGAAATTACGGTCGAAAACCCGACCAGATACACGGTATATGTGCTGCGGGAAACGCTGCTTCAATCAGGAATCGCCGTGACAGGCGATCCCGTGGACGTAGACGCCTTGTCCATCAAACCCGCTTATGAAACGCCGTCATATCGCCGGGTGGCGATCCATCGTTCGGCGCCGCTCCCGGAAATTGCTTCCCTGATCAACAAACCCAGCCAGAACCTTTACGCCGATCTTCTGATGAAAATGCTTGGGGCGGCGCTTCCGCAAGAAGACAACGACCTCGACCCGGGATCGGCAGCCATGGGTATCGAAACAGCGATGAGCACGTTCGCCCGGGCCGGCGTCGACACGAGTGCTATTCGCCTGGTGGATGGGTCGGGATTGTCACGCTTGAACCTTGTTGCTCCGGAGATGACCACTGCGCTTCTGTCCTTCATGTGGACGCACCCGGACACAAGGGTGCGCGACGCATTTTACGATTCACTGCCCGTTGCAGGACAAAGCGGATCATTGAAACACCGTATGCGACGAGGACTCGCGACAGAAAATATGCGCGGCAAGACAGGCACCTTGACCTTTGCGAGCAGCTTGAGCGGGTATGTCCGGGCCCATGACGGACGCATGCTCGCCTTCTCCATTATGTCCAACCACCATATATCGGGCTCTACCGGCATCCGCAGAATACAGGACGCCATTGTGGAGTTACTGGCGGGATTCGAGTAA
- the mreC gene encoding rod shape-determining protein MreC: MNTRLLAHIRDGLFLGTLLIIAGLTMLTANRGIVRSMRIGALETTAWLEARYARVAQNFNAISENSALREENIRLSSQIARSREALVENERLRHLIGYRNETAYNLLPARIINKDITGQWNYLTLDVGEKDSVTTHMAVINERGIIGYTTLVSRHYSKVMPYVNTEVYISAKIQPLQAYGIIRWDGVRTDRLHLDSIVKTEPVETGQSVVTAGYSSIFPAGLPIGSIDSISVRPGRDELTVFVRPAASISTAEHVFVVREQPDPERIEFEQQDIR; the protein is encoded by the coding sequence ATGAATACCCGTCTACTGGCTCATATTCGGGATGGGTTGTTTCTCGGCACGCTCCTCATCATTGCCGGGCTCACCATGCTGACGGCAAACCGGGGTATTGTACGCAGCATGCGGATCGGGGCGCTTGAAACCACAGCGTGGCTGGAAGCCCGCTACGCCCGGGTGGCCCAGAATTTCAATGCCATCTCCGAAAACAGCGCCTTGCGCGAGGAGAATATCCGACTCTCCAGCCAGATCGCGCGTTCTCGCGAGGCGCTGGTCGAAAACGAGCGGCTCCGCCATCTTATCGGATACCGCAACGAAACCGCCTATAACCTGCTCCCCGCGCGGATTATCAACAAGGATATTACCGGGCAATGGAACTACCTTACGCTCGATGTAGGGGAGAAAGACAGCGTGACGACCCACATGGCTGTCATAAACGAACGCGGCATCATCGGATATACCACCCTGGTGAGCAGGCATTATTCGAAGGTCATGCCCTACGTCAATACGGAAGTATATATCTCTGCAAAAATCCAGCCGTTGCAGGCCTACGGAATCATTCGCTGGGATGGAGTGCGGACAGATCGATTGCATCTTGATTCAATCGTCAAGACGGAACCCGTCGAAACGGGCCAATCCGTCGTCACCGCAGGATACAGCAGCATCTTTCCGGCAGGCCTTCCTATCGGCTCCATAGATTCCATCTCGGTCAGGCCCGGGCGGGACGAGCTTACTGTATTCGTCCGCCCCGCCGCATCCATATCGACAGCAGAACATGTCTTTGTAGTGCGGGAGCAACCCGATCCGGAACGCATCGAATTCGAACAACAGGACATCCGTTAG
- a CDS encoding rod shape-determining protein — protein MGFLNFSSDVAIDLGTANTLIYIKEQGIVLNEPSIVAVNRSTGKAMAIGYDAQRMHERTNKQIETIRPLKDGVIADFEIAEQLIRGLIRKVRTGWLSSIHNMVVCVPSGITEVEKRAVRDSAEHAGARKVYLIDEPMAAAIGIGLDVNEPVGNMIVDIGGGTTEIAVITLSGIVINESIRIGGNELDNAIVQYFKRNHNLLIGQRTAERMKCEVGSARELDPELEIAVRGRDLVSGIPKVRNISSEDIREALRDRIELIVAAILRCLERTPPELGADVLERGIMLTGGGAMLKGLDSLIRSRVELPVHQSENPLYAVAQGTGKVLENLKDYHNVLT, from the coding sequence ATGGGGTTTTTGAATTTTTCTTCGGACGTAGCCATTGATCTCGGCACGGCGAATACTCTGATTTACATCAAGGAACAGGGTATTGTGCTCAACGAGCCCAGCATCGTTGCCGTGAACCGGAGCACAGGGAAAGCTATGGCGATCGGGTACGATGCCCAGAGAATGCATGAGCGTACGAATAAGCAAATAGAAACCATCCGCCCTCTCAAGGATGGCGTGATCGCCGATTTCGAGATTGCCGAGCAGCTTATCCGGGGACTGATTCGCAAAGTGCGGACGGGCTGGCTCTCGTCCATCCATAACATGGTTGTCTGTGTGCCCAGCGGCATCACCGAGGTGGAAAAGCGGGCAGTGCGCGACTCGGCGGAGCACGCCGGCGCACGAAAAGTGTACCTCATTGACGAACCGATGGCTGCGGCCATTGGAATCGGGCTGGACGTGAACGAGCCGGTCGGCAATATGATCGTGGACATCGGCGGAGGTACCACGGAAATTGCGGTCATTACGCTTTCGGGAATCGTGATTAATGAGTCCATACGCATCGGGGGCAATGAACTCGACAACGCCATCGTGCAGTATTTCAAACGGAATCACAACCTGCTGATTGGCCAACGAACCGCCGAACGCATGAAATGCGAAGTGGGAAGCGCCCGCGAACTCGATCCGGAACTGGAAATCGCCGTACGGGGACGGGATCTGGTAAGCGGTATCCCGAAAGTGCGTAACATTTCTTCGGAAGACATCCGCGAAGCCTTGCGCGACCGGATCGAATTGATCGTCGCAGCCATCCTGCGTTGTCTGGAACGTACGCCGCCGGAACTCGGCGCCGATGTATTGGAACGCGGTATTATGCTGACAGGTGGAGGCGCTATGCTGAAAGGCCTCGACAGCTTGATCAGAAGCCGTGTGGAACTGCCCGTCCATCAATCGGAAAACCCGTTGTATGCCGTCGCGCAGGGTACCGGGAAAGTGCTTGAAAACCTGAAGGATTACCACAATGTCCTTACATGA
- the purH gene encoding bifunctional phosphoribosylaminoimidazolecarboxamide formyltransferase/IMP cyclohydrolase, with product MIRVKDLPPPDDIVPVRRALLSVFDKTGLIPFAQRLHEQDIALISTGGTCRSLREAGLPVTDVSDVTGYPEILDGRVKTLHPAIHGGLLARRNDAEDMNALQALSITPIDLVVVNLYPFEEVTAKDVTEAEAIENIDIGGPTMIRAAAKNYFYTGVVTSPAQYEAVAGELLDLSGRLTMATRRALAQEAFQRTGTYDQAIEAWFAQHNKSGNDDQVSDLPSGLRPVLPKKRSLRYGENPHQQAALYGGAEDTWTQIHGKELSFNNLIDLDAALQLIGEFETDTPACAILKHTNPCGVAVADTLENAWAGAFATDRQSPFGGIVIVNRPLDQATAEAIDAIFTEIIIAPEFEPGVTELLEQKKNRRLIRSGATLSKAPALDMRSISGNLLVQTANPPLPSPEDMRNHLQVVTERAPDEREWQDLDFAWRVVKHVKSNAIVYARNRRTLGIGAGQMSRIDASEIAVMKGKKSELDFKNSVIASDAFFPFADGLVTAAKTGARAVIQPGGSRRDDEVIAAANEYGMAMICTGVRHFRH from the coding sequence ATGATTCGCGTAAAGGACCTTCCTCCGCCCGATGATATTGTTCCCGTGCGCCGGGCCCTGCTCTCCGTATTCGATAAAACCGGCCTCATCCCTTTTGCGCAACGCCTGCACGAACAGGACATCGCCTTGATTTCCACGGGGGGTACCTGCCGCAGTCTGCGGGAAGCCGGTTTGCCGGTTACCGACGTATCCGACGTGACGGGATATCCTGAAATACTCGATGGGCGTGTCAAAACGCTCCATCCCGCTATACACGGAGGCCTGCTGGCCCGGCGAAACGACGCGGAAGACATGAACGCGCTGCAGGCGCTCTCCATTACGCCGATCGACCTCGTCGTGGTTAATCTGTATCCCTTCGAAGAAGTCACAGCAAAGGATGTTACAGAGGCTGAGGCCATAGAGAATATTGATATCGGCGGCCCGACAATGATCCGCGCCGCCGCCAAAAATTATTTTTACACCGGAGTCGTTACCTCCCCGGCGCAATACGAGGCGGTGGCCGGCGAACTGCTCGACCTGAGCGGCAGGCTTACCATGGCGACACGCCGGGCGCTCGCTCAGGAAGCATTCCAACGCACCGGAACGTACGACCAGGCCATTGAAGCCTGGTTCGCACAGCATAACAAATCGGGCAACGACGACCAGGTATCCGATTTGCCTTCCGGACTGCGTCCCGTCCTGCCCAAAAAACGCTCGCTCCGATATGGCGAAAATCCTCATCAGCAAGCAGCGCTATATGGTGGAGCCGAAGATACCTGGACGCAAATCCATGGCAAGGAATTGTCTTTCAACAACCTCATAGACCTCGACGCGGCATTGCAGCTCATCGGCGAATTCGAAACGGATACCCCGGCTTGCGCGATTCTCAAGCATACCAACCCGTGCGGAGTAGCCGTAGCCGACACGCTGGAAAACGCCTGGGCCGGCGCCTTCGCTACCGACCGGCAATCGCCGTTCGGCGGCATTGTGATCGTCAATCGCCCGCTGGATCAGGCCACCGCGGAGGCTATCGATGCCATTTTCACGGAAATTATTATCGCGCCGGAATTCGAACCGGGTGTTACGGAATTACTGGAGCAGAAAAAAAATCGGCGTCTGATCCGTTCGGGCGCGACCTTAAGCAAAGCGCCGGCGCTCGACATGCGCAGTATCTCCGGCAATCTGCTCGTGCAAACGGCAAACCCGCCTCTTCCCTCTCCGGAAGATATGCGAAACCATCTGCAGGTCGTGACCGAACGCGCTCCTGACGAGCGTGAATGGCAGGATCTCGATTTTGCCTGGCGGGTCGTCAAGCATGTCAAGAGTAATGCGATTGTCTACGCCCGCAACCGTCGTACGCTCGGCATCGGCGCCGGACAAATGAGCCGGATCGACGCTTCGGAGATCGCTGTAATGAAAGGGAAAAAGTCGGAACTCGACTTCAAAAATTCGGTGATAGCATCGGATGCTTTCTTCCCGTTTGCCGACGGACTGGTCACAGCGGCGAAAACCGGAGCCCGTGCCGTCATTCAGCCAGGCGGTTCCCGGCGGGACGACGAAGTAATTGCCGCAGCGAACGAATACGGCATGGCGATGATATGTACGGGAGTACGCCACTTCCGCCATTAG
- a CDS encoding phosphoribosylglycinamide formyltransferase encodes MTRSRLSVAVFASGRGSNFQAILDQTDKPDPDFKVVCCISDRRNAGALDLASKRDIPAVILHPRDFPTEEDYSRILLEKLRTYGADFIALAGFLKKIPVGVIEQFKKRIVNVHPSLLPAFGGPGMYGRRVHEAVIEYGVHWTGASVHLVEEVYDTGPIVLQEAVPVLPEDTPDDVAARVLAVEHRLLPEALRLFAQGRVTFEGRRVRIAAS; translated from the coding sequence ATGACGCGATCCCGTCTCAGCGTAGCCGTCTTCGCTTCCGGGCGCGGCTCGAATTTTCAAGCCATTCTGGACCAGACAGACAAACCGGACCCGGATTTCAAGGTGGTCTGTTGCATATCGGACCGGCGCAATGCAGGCGCCCTGGACCTGGCTTCCAAGCGAGATATCCCTGCGGTAATCCTCCATCCGCGGGATTTTCCGACCGAGGAGGACTATAGTCGGATACTGCTCGAAAAATTGCGTACGTACGGCGCCGACTTCATCGCACTGGCCGGATTTCTGAAGAAGATCCCCGTCGGCGTCATCGAACAGTTCAAGAAGCGCATCGTCAATGTGCACCCGTCGCTTTTGCCCGCCTTTGGCGGCCCGGGCATGTACGGACGCCGGGTGCATGAGGCGGTCATAGAATACGGCGTCCACTGGACGGGAGCATCCGTACACCTTGTAGAGGAAGTGTACGATACCGGCCCTATCGTCCTGCAGGAAGCCGTGCCTGTCCTGCCCGAAGATACTCCGGACGATGTCGCCGCGCGTGTGCTCGCGGTGGAACACCGTCTCCTCCCTGAAGCATTGCGGTTATTTGCGCAGGGCCGAGTGACGTTCGAAGGCCGCCGGGTGCGCATCGCTGCATCGTAA